The following are from one region of the Anomaloglossus baeobatrachus isolate aAnoBae1 chromosome 1, aAnoBae1.hap1, whole genome shotgun sequence genome:
- the HTR1A gene encoding 5-hydroxytryptamine receptor 1A, whose protein sequence is MDAFNNTTSSDYSLEKRNGTKFEEVALSYQIVTSLFLGTLILCAVFGNACVVAAIALERNLQTVANYLIGSLAVTDLMVSVLVLPMAALYQVLNKWTLGQVTCEIFISLDVLCCTSSILHLCAIALDRYWAITDPIDYVNKRTPRRAAILISVTWAIGFSISIPPMLGWRTHEDRSDPDACKISEDPGYTIYSTFGAFYIPLILMLILYGRIFKAARFRIRKTVKKTEKKKVADTCLSVSPSTIQRKSNGEPSKNWKRSVEPKPSACVNGAVRHGEDGAALEIIEVHQCANSKNHLALPNHSSSDTTSPANMDKKNDKSAEAKRKVALARERKTVKTLGIIMGTFIFCWLPFFIVALVLPFCESCHMPHLLYDIINWLGYSNSLLNPIIYAYFNKDFQSAFKKIIKCKFCRQ, encoded by the coding sequence CTACTCTTTGGAGAAGAGGAATGGCACTAAGTTTGAGGAGGTAGCTCTGAGCTACCAAATCGTCACTTCTCTCTTCTTGGGGACACTGATACTCTGTGCAGTTTTTGGCAATGCCTGCGTGGTGGCAGCCATAGCTTTGGAGAGGAATCTTCAGACAGTGGCCAATTATCTGATAGGTTCCCTGGCAGTCACCGACCTGATGGTCTCAGTTCTGGTCCTACCCATGGCTGCACTTTACCAAGTACTGAACAAGTGGACCCTTGGCCAGGTAACCTGTGAGATTTTCATTTCTTTAGACGTTTTGTGTTGCACCTCTTCCATTCTCCATCTGTGCGCTATAGCTTTGGACAGATACTGGGCGATCACCGATCCCATAGACTATGTCAACAAGAGGACTCCTAGAAGAGCTGCTATCCTCATCAGTGTGACATGGGCTATAGGCTTCTCCATATCCATCCCCCCAATGCTGGGCTGGAGGACCCATGAAGACAGGTCTGATCCTGACGCCTGTAAAATCAGTGAAGACCCCGGTTACACCATCTACTCCACGTTTGGTGCGTTCTACATCCCTCTGATCCTCATGTTGATTCTCTATGGCAGGATATTTAAAGCAGCCAGGTTCAGAATAAGAAAAACAgtcaaaaaaacggagaaaaagaaaGTGGCTgacacttgtctgtctgtctccccgtccaCCATCCAGAGGAAAAGCAATGGAGAACCCAGCAAAAACTGGAAGAGAAGTGTAGAACCCAAGCCAAGCGCCTGTGTGAATGGGGCAGTCAGGCACGGGGAGGATGGAGCTGCCCTGGAGATCATTGAGGTCCACCAGTGTGCCAACTCCAAAAACCACCTGGCACTGCCCAACCACTCCAGCAGCGACACCACATCTCCTGCAAACATGGACAAGAAGAACGACAAAAGCGCAGAGGCCAAAAGGAAGGTGGCACTAGCCAGGGAGAGGAAGACTGTCAAAACTTTAGGTATTATCATGGGCACCTTCATTTTCTGCTGGTTACCCTTCTTCATCGTCGCCCTGGTTTTGCCCTTTTGTGAATCCTGCCATATGCCACACTTGCTCTATGACATTATAAACTGGCTAGGCTATTCAAACTCTCTCCTGAACCCCATTATATATGCTTATTTTAATAAAGATTTCCAAAGTGCATTTAAGAAAATCATCAAGTGCAAATTCTGTAGGCAATGA